The DNA segment tttatgtaATTTCTCAGCTGTTAATTTTTTGATCGGGTGTTAATTATAAATCTATTGACTATTTTAAAATAGGagaaatagtatataatagtgTTTGGTAAATGTTTCATCCAAAAATTTGTATAtccatcaaatataaaatatttaattttttgttttaatccaAATTTTTAATCCTCTTATACTTTGAAAAATAAACTGTTTTAACTTaatagtttgatttttttttaagaaaatttattcATATCACCAAACtactgaaaaatatatatatatatatatatatatatatatatgagtttagttttattatatattttaagttatctcTCAGCTAAAATttcactatttattttataacatttttggaataaattatttgtatatgtttatacatatttgattttaaaaactatttgttTCTATGTTGTTTTCTGTCAATTTGAATTAATGATTCATTTaactttcttaattatatagtatagatgtaACAAAATTATCTGAAAgtgaaacatatttttaaaatgatagggtagacataatttttttttaaggaagtTGTGTTGGAGGTGAGAGAATCATCAAGGAGGTATGGTAGTTAGCTTCGCTCACTGTTGTTTAGAGTTAAGTTTGAGAAACTGGTGTTCATGTTTTtatcatatttctttttcttgccTGATTTTATTACTTGCCCAATCGATGTGCTTCTAAAACAGATTTTGCATTCAAATGGAACTTTATTGGTTTGTTCAAGCGTGCCCATATTACTTTTCAAGTATGCTAAATCATTTTAAGATCTTAGTAACTATGACCACgctaaattattttaagatcTTAGTAACTCTGACCATCTGGAGCCAGGACTTTGGGATGCAACTTATTGGGAATGCTTGCTCGAGCTGAATTACTTGACTTTCGTTTCATGTAAAACTCTTTAGATATGTTAAGATATATGGAAAAATACACCCTTCAATGTTAACCTTTAGGGCATTCTACTTACATTGAATAAACTATCCTATCATGTGCTGCCCCTTTACAATGTTGTAGGTTCTCAAGGTCTACTTAGTAGAAGCAGTCCCTATGAGATTGGAGTGTCATAAGCTCCGGTAATCCTGCCGGAGCTTCATCTTCTCCAGCTTATCCTGCTCAAGGAAACAGTTCATGAATGTACACATTAGACCATATGCAATAAGATTTTAAGGAAGGTGATAACCGATTTTACTTAAAGCTAACACatcaattaaatttaaaactatagcTACAAAATCTacaggtttaattttttttaaaaaattaaagaaaaagatcCAAAGCTACATCCTATACCATTTAACCCCATCATATAGAGATGAAGAacgaaagaagagaaaaaaacaatagaaaGAACCTCAAAGAATTCACTTTTCTTTGTCATCGGCATGGCGTACGGAAACGTTGGATACACAGCTTCTAAGCTCTGAACTTTCTGGTTCGCGTAATTTTTGGAATCCATGAACACTCTCGGCTCTGGCTGAAACCAAAAGCTGGGAGTTAGTCAACTCACTAATAGTTTTTGAACCATGCCATGTGGCAGTTGAGGAAGAGTAACTTCTGCGAAAAGACATATGTTATCCTTAAATTGAGTCTCCTAAGTATCACAATATTTCTtcaagttatttttaaaatgtatcaCAAAGTCTTTTGCCATGTACACACTCTATGGCTCAAATTTGTCGAATCTAACCTTCTTCAAAGCCACTATCCTCCAAGTGTAAGTCTCTCGCGCACGGAAGACACTATGGTTCATCCATTTTCAAATCTTTAATATcgccaaaaaggaaaaaataacaGAGCTAATAATTTTCCATTAACTGCAAAAATTCAGACGCAAGCACATTCAAATGTATTCATAACATAACATAATGAAAAGTAAATGAGctaaaaatgcaaaatattGTACTTGATTGAGTTGTCGAGCTCTTGCGCAGTTGTGCAATCAAAGCTCCATGGAAATAAACGTGTTACCATGGTGGTAATCGTTCCCTTCAACATTTTCTCTTGATTTCGGACATGAAACCAATCAAAGATCAATGGAAATGAAAATCTCAGAGAGAATTTTTGTAACTATAAATGTCGTAACCTTGTTATTTTTTCCAAAAGCATCAAATCGAAACTGGACCCGGCTGTAGATAGCTTCGCCAGAAAAGTTGCTTAGCCACGCATGCATCGAAGTCGGTGGCGACCAACTGTGAGGGAAATTCTGGCTGCGGAAGGATACAtcggcatatttatatggagcTAGTAGAATTAGTGGAAGATGGCAATTACAGATCTAAGTAACTAAGTAAATGATAAGATTTATGATGActattgatttttctttaaactGTAGAGAAGGTATAGAGAAAAGGCATGGGAATGTGAGGAAAAAGATCGGTTGAATAAATGTGTCATATTTAATCTCTTGAAAGTTTGTTGTTTAAAGAAAATGGGCTTCGTTGTAATATGATTAGAGAACGGGCTTCGACTAAAGTTGGATTTTATTTAGGCTTGTTAAACTCAAAGTGATGTGTAACTTTGATTggatagaaatatttttactgATGTGGCATAGCTTAGGAATCTCTAAATTagttccttttatatagtagagaTAATTTTTTCAGTTTCAGAAAATGaaggattgatttttttttgtttaatgataACGGAAAAACCGTTTGTTTTAGTTATTTGTCCTGTATTGAAACTTCATCTTATTTTCAAATTCATCCacgtgttttgtttttttatttttctggaaatttttgttttaaagattTTCCACATGTTAGGATTGGGCGTgcgacttgcgctttagtatatagtGGATAGAAATTTTTCAAACTTCATATATGGTTGACATCTAAGCGAAAATTAACTAAAtgacttatttttttaatatttagtatAATGCACAAATAGTTTTtgattgaatataatttttaagttcattcaaaaacaaaatttggatgctgaaaaaaaaaatattggatcAGTAATGATGATTTGGATCAGATAATTGTTATGACGTTACTCTTCCATAATTGTAATGCTCtactttttattcatttttggcAAGAAAACATTTATCTTACTAGTTAGGGATACTTATTTgtaatctctttcttttcatttataTGAGGTTAACATTCTTAGCAACTGTGCGTAGTTGCGGGTTCATCAAGTTTTACTGATCTACAATATAATAATCACAACTACTAACAAATCAACTATTGTATCACAGCCATGAGATTTAAAGAACACGTGATGATTTATAAATGTGTATCTTTGTGATCAGGTTAAAAGTTTGCAGCTTAGCATTTTCCCTAAAGATTCCGGAAAATTGCATATTTGCGCCAATTTCATTTAAGTCAAATTTTTACCACAACACAGCTCTGAAATGCTGGTGAAAATGTGTTATTCCTCAGCTTTGGTGCAAAATTATGATTTTGTGATGAGGCTAACGCTTGATTATGCTATTCTACCGCAAAATTAGTTTTTGACACGAAATTCTAGTGTTTTATATTATCTAAATGTTCTaacacaagatttttttttttggtggcaTCTGACGATACTAGATCATTGGAATTACACCTACTTTACGATTTGGAATTTTATAAAATGGCATATATGAGAGAATTATATGCATGTATGCACCCACGCGCACTCTCTCTGCCAGACAGTCTGAAACTCCACTTCGTGTGCTGTTCATTGCAGCAtgtatctctctctttttcttttttcaaatttcttttcatttctaatctaatttcttttttttttctgacgcaaagcttcttcttcttcttcttcttcttcttctctctctcattctCTCTTTCTTTGGTTTGAAATCTTTTTGTTTTCCAGTCCTCATGAATCAAAAACAATTGACACCCGAAACAGAGCAAAAACTTGATGGCTGATTTTGTTTCCATGTGTCTGATCGAACAGCTGTGGTTTAAAATGGCTGGTTTCTTTCGACAGCGGAGCATGTTAAAAAATGCCCTGAGGGAGCCTGATCCAACGACGGAGAAACTTCTACATGTATACTTTAAgctgttataaaaaaaactcagttcttATTCTTTCTCGGTGCTGAAAACGTAATTGTCTGCTCCAATACTTTATATTTGTCAATTCACATCTGCTTCTAAATAATTTTGTATTGGTCTGCATAGTTGTTCGTATTCTAGTATAAAACAGATAGCATTTGTGTTGCCACAACCGTATgtataaaagtaaatatatatgtttattgttAACATGCTAACTTATTTTATAACATGctaatttcttttatttggctcgttaactttaaaattagttagttaactttatgttttaaaaacataaagttaactaactaatattaaaaacataaagttCGTTAGTTAACGAGCCGAATAAGTTAgtatgttataaaataattttaaaaacataaagttaactaactaatattaaaaaaaaatgcaaacaaaaaaagttgtaaaaaattgcaaaacaaaAATGTGTCAGGTACTTTGTTGCGTCAGGTACTTTGTATGTTAGAGAAAAAGGTCAATTTGGGAAGTCCTTGTAACAATATGCATTTGTCTACCTATTTATTTTCCATAATGCATAATTTAGGCCTCTCTTATGGGCATATACCTTGATCACTCCACAGATAATTGGTAGGCTctcataaatgtttttttattaacttgTAAATATCATTAGATGATTAAAACGTTTTTACAAAAAGCAGAACCTTAAGGTTGGACCACCCCGGCAAAAGAcgagaaaaaacaaaatgaaccaAGGGGGATGAATCAAGAAAGCACTACGCAGAGTGTTATCTTAACCATAAAACCATTCGAGAAGAGAAATTTTTCAAGTGTCTTCTCGCTGAGATACCATTTCGCACTTCCTTTCTACTTAAATGTTATAAAGAAAACGTAAAATGCCATCTTTCTACTTGTAACTTTGAAGGAACCAGATAGGAAGATCTTCTTTTTCCTAATGTAGATTTCTCCTATACGTCAATAACTCACGGGAGTTGAGCTGCTCACTCATTTTTCCCTACGTAACATTTAACGTACACCATTCTCTCAAGATGCATCCATTATATCAAAGATCTCTAAACCATAATATACACAAATTTGATTTCTCTTATTACTATCATTTGTGGtactaaatttttttagaaaaatgggTGGATTTCCTGGATTTGGTGTTTGGATGAATCAGAAGACTCAACAGCCTCTTAAGGTCAGATTTATTTCCATCAGAGCTTTCCAAGGAAGCCAAATCTATATAATTACTATTGGTCAAATGTCGAAGATAGGTAACTAATGATAATACTTATTATAACTAGACCGGGTCCAAGAGATCTGAGGATGATAAATCTAAGTCGGTGTCACCGAAAGAGAGTAATAATATGGAATTATATCACGACTCAGAGGAGGAAGATAAGCAAATAAAACTATGGAACGTTGCAGAGAGAAAGCATCCATGGTATGATCCTCCTCCTAAAGTGAAGGTAAGAACAATTCAGCAAACGAAGTATATGCATTACCACTTTGGCCTTGGAGGAAGCgctataatttttcttttcttggatctgaaatgtttctttttttttttatgtttgaagGTGACAACGAAAAGGGGTATTTGCCATATGAATATAGAATTCACATTGGGAGTGACCCCTTTAGCAGCCTTCGAAAATTTGCGTAAACCAATGTCCTTGTCAATAGACATGTCTGCGCGCCAACttctggtttttttttcttatcattgTACGATTCAAATGATACTAACTATAGTAATACTGGAGAgtgatatttttctttaattataaagaaaaacaaatcaagaaagGTTTTGAAGAAGGATGGTCCAAGAGAGATTTTAGAGACAGAGAACACTGTGGCCTTCGATTTCCTGTGGTGGTCTGGAGCTTTCCCCATAAAGCTTATTGTCGACGAAAACATTAAAGATCTTACGGTAAGAAGCTATCAAtaagtttggtttgtgtttgtgAAACATAACTTGCTTCGGGTTTCTCTTGCCTTGTTGTGGGCAGGCAAAATATAAAAAGGAGAAAATGATGTTCATGAAAGTGTTTGAGGGTAACTATAAAGTGGAGCCGATATTTGTAGATTCAGAACGTTTGTGCAAGCATAGGTTGCCGAAAACCCGAGAAGAATACAAAAAATGTAGTGGTGGACAAGGAAAAATTGCATCGAAAGTGATAATGAACCAATACTTTCAACCCTCTCCTCCGTTTAACCTGCCACCGTTTTCATGGTACATTAATGGGATCACCATCAGGACCACAAAAACACTGCTCCAGATGATTGAACTTTCGACTGTGACCTTCCGAGAGTTGTCGTGAGTTCTCATGATAATGACGTCATAAAGGCATCAAGGCAACAAACATGGAAAATAATAGCCTAAATGAACCTTCACAAAATAGATGTCGTTAGTCTATGAAAgacaacatatatatttataatgattATTATATCCTTTAGATGAACAATTTGAGTCGAGTTTAGAGCacctccaatgtattactccatattttactttaaaatggtGCAACACCAAAATGGAATAAGGTTTTACTCTAATGtattactctattttctactccaaaaataatatattttattaataattgttaataataccttatacttaaaaaaatttactaatTAACctcaaatattttatgtttacaaaaattccttaaaatataatttatttaaattaaacatttattattaaagagtacaagaaattataaaaataaaataaaagacaatATATAAGTTGGTTTAATTATCATgttatgtaaaattatacaCGTAGTCATGATGTCATGTAACACATTTTTTCCCAAAAGTGAACATGTCTTTTCACAATAGCAAAACACAACTGTAGATCCTTTTatgctatatttattttatattattattattttttaattatagtatatatttttatgtaaaattattaaataatagaatatcttgtttattatgttattgtatcattttaaaatattatttaagtgaaaaataaaaacattgaaaatttaaaggaccatttcacaaataaaaaaagttcaacaCCAAAATAGAGTAATGGCTAAGGTTAACCTTAGCCATTACTCTATTTTGGGGTTGAAAATGGAGTGggttggagaagattttactccaaaatgatgtttagagtagaaaataaagTAGGATTGGAAATGCCCTTAAGACGACTTACCTATCTGAAAATGCTTCAGCGCTCAGAACTTCATTTTAAAgttactaattataaaataaaacttattatactaatgaaataattaattctattttattaaaatataactcAAACATATGGCAAAAGGATTTttggataatatatattttagagcATCTCATAGTAAGAATATTGCATAGATTTATCAAAATAAAGTTTAGAGCACCTCCATCGCTAACATAAAATAAAggttatcaaaattaaataattaagaaaaataaaaagacccAAGAGACAGATTTTGCTCATTAATTCCTAGAAACTCTAGGTACAGTCTACAGATGACACTTCATTATTAGTTTATGAGTATTTGTACTCCCTACACACAACTTCATACCATATTTACACACAACTTTcagaaactaaaaatataattacataataaaatacTCCATTCGTTCCCGAAAGTaggatgttttagattttttatttgtttcacaaagatagattttctatatgtttaagatactttttttatatttttaagaaatattaaatgaaaatatttgaattgattaaattttattggtgaaaagttattggaaagcgtataataaagtaaaaaaaaaattaaattataaatatttattgaatttttaataagcatgaacactttagaaaatcttactttctaGAACAGAAAAAAGAGCATCAAATTGGGTGCacttttattatatcttttctttttcttaatacggtgattaagaaaaaatattttaggcgGATTTTGAAATTTCAAATGAGTACAATAACGGCAGTATTAAGAGCTGAGTTACTTGACTGATAATTTCTGGAAATTTAGAAAACTTCATTGCGTGAAAGAATGGTCTTTACAAATTTCCCAAAGTTCATATCATAAAGGGATGATCCTCTGTTTGTACAGCTAACAGaaaggagaaaacaaaaaaaaaagctttaaaaCTCTTGATATAGTTTCCGCAATTGATTGAGCTTTTGTCTATGCATGTGTATGACGTGTGTACTTCTATCCCACCATTCTACGCATCACACGTGTAAAACTTTCTCTGCAAGGaatagaagaaagaaaagaggttGGTCAATAACATATAATTCTCTAAGCTTGATGAGAAAGTAAACGAATGGCCACGAACTTTGCGTGAGTCGAAACAACAAACGTCAAAAAGGTATATAAGCTGATGTGGAGATTCACATGAAAAGATAAGCCTTTTGGCAAATCCTTGCTCGATAAGAAAGAATAAGAAGATGACGTTTCAAAACTTTCACTTTCCATTAATCAAAAGCTAAACAAGACTTGCTTGCCCTGTGTTAAACAACCCTGACCTTGTTTTTGTCTCTGTGGTTTCTGATAATCTGAGCCAAAAGGTTGTCTCCAGCCACTTCTCTCATCTTCCGAACCAATTGATCTCTCTGAATCTTCCGTTTCTGCAACAAACCCCACATTGGATTAAAAGTAAAACACACCCGATAGAAAAACGTGTATTAATCAAGTTAAAACAAAAGCATAACATACCCTAAAATCATCGTAAGTTCTG comes from the Brassica napus cultivar Da-Ae chromosome A7, Da-Ae, whole genome shotgun sequence genome and includes:
- the BNAA07G09910D gene encoding uncharacterized protein BNAA07G09910D encodes the protein MGGFPGFGVWMNQKTQQPLKTGSKRSEDDKSKSVSPKESNNMELYHDSEEEDKQIKLWNVAERKHPWYDPPPKVKVTTKRGICHMNIEFTLGVTPLAAFENLRKPMSLSIDMSARQLLKNKSRKVLKKDGPREILETENTVAFDFLWWSGAFPIKLIVDENIKDLTAKYKKEKMMFMKVFEGNYKVEPIFVDSERLCKHRLPKTREEYKKCSGGQGKIASKVIMNQYFQPSPPFNLPPFSWYINGITIRTTKTLLQMIELSTVTFRELS